One genomic region from Leucoraja erinacea ecotype New England chromosome 36, Leri_hhj_1, whole genome shotgun sequence encodes:
- the ctxn2 gene encoding cortexin-2: MINNHYNSSLGIGTGSSIHTHPLTLEQKAAFVFVGILFLFLGLLIVRCFRILLDPYSSMPSSTWADGMDGLEKGTFEYVLA; this comes from the coding sequence ATGATCAACAATCATTACAACAGCTCCCTGGGTATCGGGACAGGCAGCTCGATCCACACTCACCCTCTCACCCTGGAGCAGAAAGCCGCCTTTGTCTTTGTCGGCATCTTGTTCCTTTTCCTGGGCCTGCTCATTGTGCGCTGTTTCCGAATCCTCTTGGACCCTTACAGCAGCATGCCCTCCTCCACCTGGGCCGATGGCATGGACGGGTTGGAGAAAGGCACCTTCGAGTATGTGTTGGCGTGA